Below is a genomic region from Tepidiforma bonchosmolovskayae.
TGGACGACGACGAGGATGAGGACGACACGTTCCGGCTGAACTGAGGGCGGCGTGGCGGATGGCCGGGCGGATACCTCGAAGCGGGCGGTGCTGGTAGACTGGATGGCGGAGAGGTGTCCGAGTGGTTTATGGTGCCGCTCTCGAAAAGCGGTGTGGGGCAACCCACCGGGAGTTCGAATCTCCCCCTCTCCGCCAGGAAGCGGACGCGAGCCCGGCCAGGCGGCCGGGCTTTTGTTTTGGGGCGGAGGGGCCGGCGTTTGCGTTCTCAGGTTCGGACATTGCGACACTACGGCGACATCGTTGACAGTCACGCCGTCAGAATGGCCGTGTCCGACAGCCGTTGATCCCGGACATTGCGACACAAACGCGACATCTTTCACTCGGCAGCGCGCACCGGGTCTGCTGCCTCCGCTCTAACACTTTTTCTACGGCGTTGTCCCGGATTTTCCGCTATTCTTCACCCATCCGTCACCGAACTGCCTGATTGCATCCGGGGTTTGCCCGCCGCCAGTGACGGCAGGATCAGTCAGCGGAGGTTAACCCCCTGCACGTGGGCGGGGCGCTCGCCGGTTCAATCGCAGCTGGGGGACGGAAACAGGAGGTACGGCCCGGGCATCTCTCCAATGGAGGCGCCCGCTTCCGGAGAAGGCGGGCCGAGACTGGAGCAGGAGAAACAACCGCGAGGGGAGAGAAGAGCTATGAGCATCAAACGGCTTGTTGCAGCAGTTTGCGCCATTGCCGGCCTGCTGGCAGTTGCCACGGCTACGGCGGCGACGACAGTGGTGGTGCGCTACTCCGCCGGGCAGGGCTGGGGGAACTGGTGGACAGCGAACGGGGGGCAGGTCAGGTTCGTGCATGACGCGACCAGCCCCTTCGGCATCGGGGCCATGGAACTCGAGACGCCGAACACCAATCCGGCCAAGGCGACCTGGGGAATCGCGATGGATATCCCCCTGAGCCAGGTCACGACGCTGGGGTACTGGACGAAATACCTGGCAGGTCCGCCGTACGCCGGACCGGGCCTGAACGTGGTCATCGACATCAATGGAAGCGCCCCGGGCGGGGCAACCATCCTCGTCTATGAACCGTACTGGAACGGCACGGTGAACCTCAGCGGGGCCTGGCAGCAGTGGAACGTCGGCTCGCCGGCCGCGAAGCTGTGGTCGACCCAGACCGTGAGTGCCGGCGGGAGCTGCAGCTTTACTGCCGACTACGGTGGCCCGCCGTTCTATAACATTCCGGCCGTCCAGGCGGCGTGTCCAAATGCGCGGCTGCAGGGCCTGGCCGTGAACGTGGGGACCTATAATCCCGGCTACCTCGTGCGGGCGGATGGTGTCTGGCTGAACGACACGGTGTACGACTTCGAACCGGAGGTGACGGTCCGGGTCAGGCTGACCGAGAACGTCCTCGGTTTCGAGGCTCCCGGCGATGGCTGGCAGGTGACGCTGACAGGCTGCGGCGTCGGCCCGATAACCCAGACGACGGACTCCAGCGGGGAAGCATCGTTTGTCGCGCTTCCGCCAGCGGTAAACTGCAGCTACACGGTTAGTGTGGCCGGGCAGGCCGGGTGGACGCTCGCCCCATCGAGCGCTACGACTGCGCCCTTTGCAGCGGACAGTGTCAGCGAACTCGAATTCCTGGCGATTCGAGACTACAACCCGCCGTGTGTGGAGCCGAACGACCCCCGGTGCACGCCGCCGCCGGCCATCGCCGGCGGCACCCCTGCTCCGGCAGTTCCGGCGGCCACGCCGACCCCAACGCCTGCGGCACCGGCCCCGACGCCTGCGGCCCCTGCTGCAACGGCGACCCAGCCCCCGGCGGCGCCAACGACGTTGCCCGCTACGAACGACCCGGGCGTGCCGACGCCGGCCGGCGCCTCCCCGACGCCGCGGCCCCCGGCGACAGGGGCCAGCAGCCCGGAAGAGGCCGGCGGGCCGCAGTTCCTGGGTCTGCTCGCGACCGGGGCCGTATTCCTCAGCGCCGGTCTCGGGTTGCTGTCGCTCGGACGTTCGCGCAAGCGCTGACCTCGGCGGTACAGGTCCAGAGGCGGGCGGAGTTGATTCCCGCCCGCCTTTGCTATGCGCTCCAGAGAGTCCGGAGTCGCCAGGCATGTGGGCGACGAATCGCATTGCCGGGTCTCGACGTATGGCAGGAGAGGAGTGACCCAGAGCCTGCCCGCATGGCGACTACAATGCGGGCATGGATGACCCTGCACTGATCGGTCTGGGCCTCGGGGGCCTGGTGGTCCTCATCGGGCTGAACGCGCTGTTCGTGGCGGCGGAGTTCGCCTTCGTGGGGGTGCGGCGGACCCGAGTGGAGCAGCTGGCGGCTTCGGGGCAGGCGCGGGCGCGGCTGCTGCTGGGGGCGCTGCGGCAGCTGGATGCGACGATTGCGGCGACGCAGCTCGGCATTACGATGTGCGGGCTGGCGCTCGGCTGGCTGGGGGAGCCGGTCCTGGCGGGCCTCATCGAGCCCGGGCTGGCGGAAGCGCTGGCCTGGGCGCCGGCGCGGACGGCCGGCATCGCCGCCACGGCGGTTGCGTTTCTACTGGTGACGGCGCTGGTGATTATCTTCGCGGAGCTGGCGCCGAAGTCGATTGCGCTGGCGCGGACGGAGCAGGTGGGGCTCCTGGTGGCGCCGCCGGTGCTGGTGTTCGCGCGGGTGTTCCGGCCGTTCGTCTGGTTCCTGCACCGGTCGGGGGCGCTGGTGGTGCGGGCCCTGGGGATTCGGCAGCGGTCGCCGGCGGAGGAGTCGCTCGACCCGGAGGAGCTGGAGCTGGTGATCGAGGCGTCGGCGCGGGCCGGGCTCCTGTCGACGAGCGAGCTGATGCTGGCGCGACGGGCGCTGGAGTTCAGCGCGATCCAGGCCGACCAGATCATGGTGCCGCGGACGGAGGTCGTGGCGGTGGAGGCAGGGGCGACGCTGGACGAGGTGCTGGAGCTGGTGGAGCGGCACCACCACTCGCGCTACCCCGTGTACGAGGAGAGCCTGGACCACATCGTCGGCATCCTCGAGGTGAAGGACCTCGTGGCGCTGGTGCGCCGGGGGGAGACGGAGTGGCGGCCGCTGATTCGGCCGGCGGTGGCGATCCCGGAGTCGGTGAGCGTGGAGGTGGCGGTGCAGGCGATGCGGGCAAAGCAGGTGCAGATTGTGGTGCTGGTGGACGAACACGGGGGGACGAGCGGGATTCTGACGGCGGACGAGGTGCCCTACCGGCTGCTGGGGCGCTGGCTGGGCGGGCGCGCGCAGGGGGGCGAGACGCTGCGGACGCTGCCGTCGGGCAATCTGCTGGTGTCGGGGCTGGCGCTCATTGCGGATGTGGAGGACGCGACGGGCGCGGAGCTTGCGGACGAGGACTACGACACGGTCGGCGGGTTCATCATGGCGCGGCTGGGACGGATTCCACGGGTGGGCGACCGGGTGGAGGTACCGGGGTACCAGTTCCGGGTGATGGCGATGGACGGCCGCCGGGTGGACCGGGTGCTGGTGACCAGGGTGGGAAGCGGCAATGGCGCAGCCTCTCATGGAGGGGGCGAAGGCGGCCGAAACGCGGGGGTGTGAACCGGGCGGGGCTCCGCGGGGGCGAGACGTCCCGGGCTTGCTGATCGGAACCGCAGAAATTCGGCGGCGAGCTGGGGCTTGCTGCGGCGCGGCCCGCCGGAGGGGCGGCCGGGGATGGCACAGGGAGCACCGGCGGAGCGAGCGCCCGACGGCCGGAGCGGGTTACTGGCCGCCTGCGGCAGGCTGGGGTGCTGCGCCGCCGAAGACTTCTCCGCGGCGGCGGGAGGCGAACGCCTCGTCTTCGCTGACGCTGGCGGCGGCCTGGCGGGCCTGCTCCTGCTCGTACGTCATGCGGTAGAGGTTGGCGTAGATGCCGCCGCGGGCGAGGAGCTCCTCGTGGGTGCCGATCTCGGCGATCTGGCCTTTGTCGAGGACGACGATGCGGGAGGCTTCGCGGATGGTGGAGAGGCGGTGGGCGATGACGAAGGATGTTCGGTTCTTGAGGAGCTCGCGGAGGGCCCGCTGGATGATGACCTCGGTCTGGGTATCCACGTAGGCGGTGGCTTCGTCGAGGATGAGGATGCGGGGCGAGGCGAGGATGGCGCGGGCGAAGCTGATCAGCTGCCGCTGGCCGACGGAGAGGTTCTGGCCGCGCTGCTGGAGGACGGTATCGTAGCCGTGCTCGAGGCGCATGATGAAGTCGTGGGCGCCGACGGCTTTGGCGGCGCGCTCAATCTCTTCCTGGGTGGCTTCGGGCCGGCCGTAGGCGATGTTTTCGCGGACAGTGCCGGAGAAGAGGTAGGGGTTCTGGAGGACGACGCCCATGTGGCGGGTGAGGGAGCGGCGCTTGATATCGCGGATGTCGTGGCCGTCGATTTTGATGGCGCCGGCGGTGACGTCGTAGCCGCGCATCAGGAGGGAGGTGATGGTGGTCTTGCCGGCGCCGGTGGCGCCGACGAGGGCGATGGTTTCGCCGGGTTCGACGTGGAGGGTGATGCCGCGGAGGATGGGGACGCCTTCGACGTAGTGGAAGTGGACGTCTTCGAAGTCGACGCGGCCTTCGACGTGGTCGAGTTCGATGGCATCGGGCCGGTCCTGGACGCGGGGGACGGTATCGAGGACCTGGAAGATGCGTTCGCCGCCGGCCATGGCGCGCTGGAGCATGGTGTACTGGAGGACGAGGTCGCGGATGGGGTCGAAGAAGCGGCCGACGTAGAGGGTGAAGGAGGTGAGGACGAAGAAGAAGTGGGCGACGTCGACGTCGGCGGCGTGGAGTGCGCGGAGGCCGCCGACGATGACGACGGAGGCGGTGGCGATGGCGACGGAGAGTTCGATGACGGGCATGATGGCGGCGCTGAGCATGCCGGCCCAGATGTTGGCGCGCCGGTTGTCCTGGTTGAGGCGGTCGAAGCGGCGGGCGTTTTCGTCCTCGCGGGACATGGACTGGACGGCTTTGACGCCGGAGACGTTCTCGGCGAGGGTGCCGTAGAGCGTAGAGACCTTGATGCGGACGTTGATGAAGGCCTGGCGGGCGTGGCGGGCCCAGAAGACCATGACGAGGACGAGGGGCGGGACGATGGCGAAGGTGACGAGGGCGAGGGTGAGGTCGATGTTCACCAGGACGACGACGATGATGGTGAGGCCGATGATGTCGGCGAAGAAGGTGAGGGAGCCGCTGGTGAGGAGCTCCTGCATGACGGTGACGTCGCTGGTGAGGCGGGAGATCATGCGGCCGACTTCCATCTCGTCGTAGAAGGAGAGGGAGAGGCCCTGCATGTGGTCGTACATCTGGGTGCGGAGCTTCATGAGGATGCGGTTGCCCATCCAGGCGGTGGTGCGCTGCTGGCCATAGGCGGCGAGCCACTGGACGACGGCGAGGCCGAGCATGACGCCGAGGATGGTGAACAGCCGCCGGGTATCGTGGTTGATGCCGGCCTGGACGGTGAGGCCGATGAGGAGCGGCTGGAAGAAGCTGGCGAGGGCGGAGAGGACCATGCAGGCGACGGCGGTGACGGCCTGCAGTTTGTATTCGGCGAGGTAGGGGAGGATGCGGCGGACGACTTTGGCGTCGTAGACCTTGCCGAGGTACTCGTCGTCCCAGCCGTCGGCGCCGCGGCCCATCATGGCGCGGCCGAGGGGGCCGCCCGGCTGGCCGCCGATGCCGGAGCTCCAGCCGCCGGCGCCTGCACCGCCCCACATGCCCATCAGGCGCCTCCCCCGGCCTGGCCTTCGGCGAGGAGGCGCGCGCGCTCGGCGGGCAGGGCTTCGGATTCGCCGCGGACGCGCGGGCGGGGGCGTTCGGCGCCGCCAGGGCCGGGCACGGGGGCCACGGGCCGGCCGAGGGCCTCTTCCTGGTCCTTTAGTTCGAGTTCGAAGATGCGGCGGTAGAGGCCTTCCTGCTGGATGAGCTCCTGGTGGGTGCCGCGCTGGATGATGCGGCCCCGGTCGAGCACGATGATCTGGTCGGCGCGCATGACGGTGCGGAGGCGCTGGGCGATGACGAAGGTGGTGCGGCCCTTCATGAGCTCCTGGAGGGCCTGCTGGATGAGGAACTCGGTCTGGGTGTCCACGCTGGCGGTGGAGTCATCGAAGATGAGGATTTTGGGGTCGAGGAGGAGGGTGCGGGCGATGGCGATGCGCTGTTTCTGGCCGCCGGAGAGGGTGACGCCGCGTTCGCCGACCCATTCGTCGTAGCCGTAGGGGAGGGAGACGATGAAGTCGTGGATGCGGGCGGCTTTGGCGGCGCGCTCGATCTCTTCCTGGCTGGCATCGGGTTTGCCGTAGGCGATGTTGTCGCGGATGGTGCCGATGAAGAGGAAGACGTCCTGCTGGACGATGCCGATGTTGCGGCGGAGGGAGTCGATGGTGACGTCGCGGATGTCGATGCCGTCGATGAGGATGCGGCCTTCGGTGACGTCGTAGAAGCGGGGGATGAGGTTGACGATGGTGGACTTGCCGGAGCCGGTTGGGCCGAGCAGGGCGATAACCTGGCCGGGCTTCGCATCGATGTTGATGCCGGAGAGGACGGGGCTGAGGTTGTCGTAGCTGAAGCTGACGTTTTCGAAGACGACGTGGCCCTTGACGTCGGTGAGCGGGATGGCGCCGGGCTTTTCCTGGACGGCGGACTGGGCATCGATGAGTTCGAAGACGCGCTCTGCGGAGCTGATGGCGCGGGCGATGATGTTGATCATGAAGCCGAGGGTGCGGACAGGGAGCTGGAGGAGGTTGAGCCAGAGGGTGAAGGTGAGGACATCCTGGGCCTGGAGGGAGCCGCGGGAGACGAGCCAGGAGCCGAAGCCGACGGTGAGGGCGATCTGGGCGGCGGAGATGCCCTGGAGGAGGGGCTGGTTGTTCGCCTGGATGAGGGCGGCCTGGTAGGAGAGGTCGGCCTGGCGTTTGGCCGCGTCGGCAAACTTTTTGCTTTCGTAGTCTTCCCGGGCGAAGGCCTTGACGACGCGGATGCCGGTGAGCGCCTCCTCGGCGATCTGGGTCATTTCGGCCTGGTTCTGCTGGATCTGGAGCCACATGGGGCGGAGGCGGCGGCTGGTGACGATGGAGCGCCAGGCGAGGATCGGGAGGGAGATGAAGGAGACGAGGGCGAGCTGCCAGTTGATGACGAGCATGCCCACGATGGAGATGAGGATCATGAGGATGATGTAGGAGAGGCGGAGCAGGCCCATGGAGAAGAAGATGCGGATGTTCTCCACGTCCTGGGTGGCGCGGCTCATGATCTGGCCGGTCTGGACTTTGTCGTGGTAGGCGAAGCTGAGGCGCTGGAGGTTGTCGTAGATGCGGTTGCGGATGTCGTAGGCGACGTTCTGGCCGATGGTTTCGCCGAGGTACTGCTGGCCAAAGGCGGCGGCGCCGCGGGCGATGGCAAAGGCGACGATGGCGGAGGCGCCGAGGATGAGGAGCCGCTCGTTGCCTTCGAGGCCGATGAGGCGGCCGTTCGCATCGCGGACAGGCTGGAGGCCGAAGTCGATGGCGAACTTAATCAGCAGGGGGCTGATCATGACGAAGGCGCCGGCGAGGATGACGCAGACCCAGGCGAGGATGAACTGGCCGCGGTAGGCCTTCAGATAGGGAAGCAGACGCAGAAGCCAGCGCACCCGGCGGTGTCCCTCCTCGGGGAAGGACGGTATCATACGTTGACGCGAACGTCAAAGTAGGCTGGCTGACGGGCCAGCCCGGCGCCGCGACGGGGGATGTCGCGCCAATCTGGTAGAAGAGGGGACTCAATAGAAGGCGGAGGAGTGCCGTGCTGAAGGGCTGGGCGTTCGTTGCCGGGGTGATGTTGCTGGTCCTGGGCGGGGCAGCCGCCTGCCGGGCCGCCGCCGAGCCTTCGGCGACGACGCCGCGGGCGATAGTGCCGATGCTGGCGGCCGACTCCGCGCCGGCGCCGGCGGGGTTGGTGCAGTGCGTGGTTACGAATGTGGTGGATGGCGACACCATCGATGTGGGCGGCTGCGCAGACGCGGGGCGGGTCCGGCTAATCCTGATTGATGCTCCGGAGAGCTCGGGCGGGGCCCGCTGCTTCAGCAAGGAGGCCACCGACTACGTGAAAGCCCGGCTGCTGGGGCGGACGGTCGAGCTGGAGCGGGATGTTTCGAACCGGGACCGGTACGACCGCTACCTGCGGTATGTGTGGGTCGATGGCGAGCTGTTCAATGAGCGGATGGTGCGGGACGGGTATGCAGCGCTGGCGG
It encodes:
- a CDS encoding ABC transporter ATP-binding protein — translated: MGMWGGAGAGGWSSGIGGQPGGPLGRAMMGRGADGWDDEYLGKVYDAKVVRRILPYLAEYKLQAVTAVACMVLSALASFFQPLLIGLTVQAGINHDTRRLFTILGVMLGLAVVQWLAAYGQQRTTAWMGNRILMKLRTQMYDHMQGLSLSFYDEMEVGRMISRLTSDVTVMQELLTSGSLTFFADIIGLTIIVVVLVNIDLTLALVTFAIVPPLVLVMVFWARHARQAFINVRIKVSTLYGTLAENVSGVKAVQSMSREDENARRFDRLNQDNRRANIWAGMLSAAIMPVIELSVAIATASVVIVGGLRALHAADVDVAHFFFVLTSFTLYVGRFFDPIRDLVLQYTMLQRAMAGGERIFQVLDTVPRVQDRPDAIELDHVEGRVDFEDVHFHYVEGVPILRGITLHVEPGETIALVGATGAGKTTITSLLMRGYDVTAGAIKIDGHDIRDIKRRSLTRHMGVVLQNPYLFSGTVRENIAYGRPEATQEEIERAAKAVGAHDFIMRLEHGYDTVLQQRGQNLSVGQRQLISFARAILASPRILILDEATAYVDTQTEVIIQRALRELLKNRTSFVIAHRLSTIREASRIVVLDKGQIAEIGTHEELLARGGIYANLYRMTYEQEQARQAAASVSEDEAFASRRRGEVFGGAAPQPAAGGQ
- a CDS encoding ABC transporter ATP-binding protein, yielding MRWLLRLLPYLKAYRGQFILAWVCVILAGAFVMISPLLIKFAIDFGLQPVRDANGRLIGLEGNERLLILGASAIVAFAIARGAAAFGQQYLGETIGQNVAYDIRNRIYDNLQRLSFAYHDKVQTGQIMSRATQDVENIRIFFSMGLLRLSYIILMILISIVGMLVINWQLALVSFISLPILAWRSIVTSRRLRPMWLQIQQNQAEMTQIAEEALTGIRVVKAFAREDYESKKFADAAKRQADLSYQAALIQANNQPLLQGISAAQIALTVGFGSWLVSRGSLQAQDVLTFTLWLNLLQLPVRTLGFMINIIARAISSAERVFELIDAQSAVQEKPGAIPLTDVKGHVVFENVSFSYDNLSPVLSGINIDAKPGQVIALLGPTGSGKSTIVNLIPRFYDVTEGRILIDGIDIRDVTIDSLRRNIGIVQQDVFLFIGTIRDNIAYGKPDASQEEIERAAKAARIHDFIVSLPYGYDEWVGERGVTLSGGQKQRIAIARTLLLDPKILIFDDSTASVDTQTEFLIQQALQELMKGRTTFVIAQRLRTVMRADQIIVLDRGRIIQRGTHQELIQQEGLYRRIFELELKDQEEALGRPVAPVPGPGGAERPRPRVRGESEALPAERARLLAEGQAGGGA
- a CDS encoding hemolysin family protein; the protein is MDDPALIGLGLGGLVVLIGLNALFVAAEFAFVGVRRTRVEQLAASGQARARLLLGALRQLDATIAATQLGITMCGLALGWLGEPVLAGLIEPGLAEALAWAPARTAGIAATAVAFLLVTALVIIFAELAPKSIALARTEQVGLLVAPPVLVFARVFRPFVWFLHRSGALVVRALGIRQRSPAEESLDPEELELVIEASARAGLLSTSELMLARRALEFSAIQADQIMVPRTEVVAVEAGATLDEVLELVERHHHSRYPVYEESLDHIVGILEVKDLVALVRRGETEWRPLIRPAVAIPESVSVEVAVQAMRAKQVQIVVLVDEHGGTSGILTADEVPYRLLGRWLGGRAQGGETLRTLPSGNLLVSGLALIADVEDATGAELADEDYDTVGGFIMARLGRIPRVGDRVEVPGYQFRVMAMDGRRVDRVLVTRVGSGNGAASHGGGEGGRNAGV